One Macrobrachium rosenbergii isolate ZJJX-2024 chromosome 10, ASM4041242v1, whole genome shotgun sequence DNA window includes the following coding sequences:
- the LOC136842667 gene encoding brachyurin-like: MFRGTLFALLCALVSATHRPQGLTSQVKPGGSHSNVIGGTEVTPHSHPYVVHIDAWGVCQGFLLSDEWVVTIAQCIAPAEEAVLTFGAHNIYEHEPEQVKFYSSEFIVHEEFSSTDFLNDIALIKLQQPILFTPAIQPAALPTYSIQNGSRAILTGWGQTSESDPYYSDVLREGKVTISHDQECEDYYGLTYPHTICVMTGHGSAPFCQGDFGSTLYFQGTVHGIASFYSAAGCDSDGGDVYTRIYDFVDWIKSHTGL; encoded by the exons AGTGCGACTCACCGGCCTCAGGGACTGACTTCCCAGGTCAAACCAG GAGGATCCCATTCCAACGTTATCGGAGGGACCGAAGTGACACCCCATTCCCATCCCTATGTGGTTCACATCGACGCTTGGGGCGTGTGCCAGGGCTTCTTGCTCTCCGACGAATGGGTCGTCACCATTGCTCAGTGCATTGCGCC CGCTGAGGAAGCCGTCTTGACTTTCGGAGCCCACAACATCTATGAGCACGAGCCCGAACAGGTGAAGTTCTACTCTAGCGAATTCATCGTCCACGAGGAATTCAGCTCGACAGACTTCCTGAACGACATCGCCCTCATCAAACTGCAGCAGCCAATTCTTTTCACGC CTGCTATACAGCCTGCAGCACTTCCCACGTACAGCATACAGAACGGATCCAGGGCTATTTTGACTGGATGGGGACAGACGTCTGAAA GTGACCCTTACTATTCTGATGTTCTGAGGGAAGGAAAGGTGACGATTTCCCATGACCAAGAATGCGAAGATTACTATGGACTGACATACCCTCACACCATTTGCGTCATGACTGGCCATGGAAGCGCACCTTTCTGCCAG GGTGACTTCGGAAGCACTCTGTACTTCCAAGGAACGGTCCACGGCATTGCGTCCTTCTACTCAGCTGCTGGATGTGACAGTGACGGAGGGGATGTCTATACTCGCATCTACGACTTCGTGGACTGGATTAAGTCGCACACTGGACTTTAA